Proteins encoded in a region of the Acidobacteriota bacterium genome:
- a CDS encoding single-stranded DNA-binding protein, translating into MTDSLWQIAQDLTRELQDLQFDAPVTHVYNPLSYAAETHRAYLERFGDGAEEAVFLGMNPGPWGMAQTGVPFGEIELVRGWMGIEGPVDKPSQEHPKRPVEGFQCTRSEVSGRRLWGWARERFGTPERFFQRFLVLNYCPLIFLEESGRNRTPDKLPVAERRPLFELCDRALRRSVELLEAPRLVGIGKFAQRRAEKALAGLPVTIGGMLHPSPASPRANAGWAEQAEEDLRRQGIELPDLRATAK; encoded by the coding sequence ATGACCGACAGCCTGTGGCAGATCGCCCAAGACCTCACTCGAGAGCTCCAGGACCTGCAATTCGACGCTCCCGTGACCCATGTCTACAACCCCCTGAGCTATGCCGCAGAGACCCACCGGGCGTATCTCGAGCGTTTCGGGGACGGCGCCGAGGAGGCGGTTTTCCTGGGCATGAACCCCGGTCCTTGGGGCATGGCCCAGACCGGTGTGCCCTTCGGCGAGATCGAGCTGGTGCGCGGCTGGATGGGCATCGAGGGGCCGGTGGACAAGCCGTCCCAGGAGCATCCCAAGCGTCCGGTGGAAGGCTTCCAATGCACCCGCAGCGAGGTCAGCGGGCGGCGGCTCTGGGGCTGGGCTCGGGAGCGCTTCGGCACGCCGGAGCGCTTTTTCCAGCGCTTCCTGGTGCTCAACTACTGCCCGCTGATCTTCCTCGAGGAGAGCGGCCGTAACCGCACGCCGGACAAACTGCCGGTGGCGGAGCGCCGACCTCTCTTCGAGCTCTGCGACCGGGCTCTGCGGCGGTCGGTGGAGCTGCTGGAAGCTCCGCGGCTGGTGGGGATCGGCAAATTCGCCCAGCGGCGCGCCGAAAAGGCCTTGGCGGGATTGCCGGTGACCATCGGCGGCATGCTCCACCCTAGCCCCGCTAGCCCGCGGGCCAACGCCGGATGGGCGGAGCAGGCGGAAGAGGACCTGCGTCGCCAGGGGATCGAGCTACCCGATCTTCGAGCTACGGCGAAATAG
- a CDS encoding DEAD/DEAH box helicase: protein MSSNPSTPSSPPAGPSGLSGPSGPSGLEAFHPLIQEWFRQRFPAPTDIQQRAWPVLSAGEHALLTAPTGSGKTLTAFLWPLNQLLTGAWRTGGVRALYVSPLKALNYDIQRNLAEPLEQLQGHFAAHGEEAPEIRVLTRSGDTPARDRQRMVRRPPEILITTPESLNILLTSQGGQRLLGGLETVIVDEIHAVAGGKRGVHLITAVDRLVELTGDFQRVGISATVKPLERIAQWFGGWHLEPESWREHPLFRRRPVTMVRSRAAKAYDLAVQLPRGLERAKEGEELQLHRAGQDDFWAGEDDFWPNLAGELRDLIRTHRSSLIFANSRRMTEKLTRLINEDQNQDLAYSHHGSLSREIRSVVEQRLKEGRLPAIVATNSLELGIDIGDLDQVVLVQTPPAVSSAVQRIGRAGHRVGEVSKGRFYPLYGRDFLDAAVVARCVREHDLEPLQPVYGALDVLAQVLVSMVAQEAWPVERLYAVIRTSEPYHHLSRRHFDLVLEMLAGRYADSRVRDLDPRISIDRVSGTVRGRPGAARLVYMAGGTIPDRGYYHLRLQGTGAKLGELDEEFVWERSLGDTFSLGAQSWRVQQITHNDVLVTPSRGAASLAPFWRAEERDRDAHLSTRIGELLEEANRRLEDPRWPEELTREHALSPAAADSLLDLLRRQRQATGADLPHRHHLLVEHFRDPTGGGERRQVLLHTFWGGRVNRPLAIALAAAWHEAHAHPLEIVQDDDCINLILPAEVPADDLLQLITGAGLRRRLEELLRRRLETTGFFGARFRENAARALLLPRGSFKKRMPLWLNRARSKKLLTAVSQYEDFPMLVETWRTCLQDEFDLDSLEARLDELIQGEIRVGEVWTETPSPFAEGLIWKQTNRLMYEDDTPEGAGVSRLRPELLQEVVFSSHLRPRLAAQLVADFEAKAQRLAPGYAPRNGLELLDWLEERLLIPLEEWAQLLEAARRDTGDAAWAPELVHRELKDRALALTLPGGGPAVVSVARLPRLLAALGLTWEQDQERLAPAPVPGLAAPGEEALGGEIDAAMERSGEEAERIRAGASNGDGEDDKLDGDLDGDPLTDLVADWLRFYGPREVTLAPRVFGLEPARWATILETLVEERRVVVDQLVLEPGGLDPGFGAPGPGERGVLELCDAENLEILLRRTRAAARPAFEPLPPAKLPLLLAVHQRLGRSAGGTDDLRRALEPLFGLSLPVALWEQQVLPARLAPYFPSWLDGLLHDTELGWFGTGRKRVAFALEGDLELFQTSSDGEEQEEESEEASEGSVALDVLFPPSVGRGRFELPDLQRRSGWTAETVQSELWRLAWSGQASTDTFAPVRRGLALGFGAGSAGAGAGVQKGSRRPGRPPRGRRQRGRRDWSSPRPAAGAWSRLPPPPAPEDALEAEELNKDRARQLLDRYGIVFRQLLDREAPALRWSAVFRSLRLMELSGEVLAGRFFTGVDGLQFISHRAFRRLLRGLPEDRVFWVNAADPASLCGVAVDELKAALPSRRPSHHVVYHGSRVVVVSRRNGRRLDIRVAPEEPSLMRYLDFLKTLLGREVEPRKALEVAEINGEDAAESPYLPVLASLFSITREPRGVRLRKRYGAAPALESSPALGALSEDRPS from the coding sequence ATGAGCTCGAATCCCAGCACCCCCTCCAGCCCTCCCGCCGGCCCGTCCGGCCTGTCCGGCCCGTCTGGCCCGTCCGGCCTCGAAGCCTTCCATCCGCTGATCCAGGAATGGTTCCGTCAGCGCTTTCCCGCGCCAACGGATATCCAGCAGCGGGCCTGGCCGGTGCTTTCGGCGGGGGAGCACGCGCTGCTGACGGCGCCCACCGGTAGCGGCAAGACCCTCACCGCCTTCCTCTGGCCGCTGAATCAGCTGCTCACCGGTGCCTGGCGCACCGGCGGCGTCCGGGCGCTCTACGTTTCTCCCCTCAAGGCCCTCAACTACGACATCCAGCGCAACCTGGCGGAGCCTCTGGAGCAGCTCCAGGGCCACTTCGCCGCCCATGGTGAGGAGGCGCCGGAGATCCGCGTGCTCACCCGCAGCGGCGACACTCCGGCCCGGGACCGCCAGCGCATGGTGCGGCGGCCGCCGGAGATCCTCATCACCACCCCCGAGAGCCTCAACATTCTGCTCACCTCCCAGGGTGGCCAGCGTCTTCTGGGGGGCCTGGAGACGGTGATCGTGGACGAGATCCACGCCGTCGCCGGCGGCAAGCGGGGAGTGCATCTGATCACCGCCGTCGATCGCTTGGTGGAGCTTACGGGGGATTTCCAGCGGGTGGGCATTTCCGCCACCGTCAAGCCCCTGGAGCGCATCGCGCAATGGTTCGGCGGCTGGCACCTGGAGCCGGAGAGCTGGCGCGAGCACCCCCTCTTCCGGCGCCGGCCGGTGACGATGGTGCGGTCTCGGGCGGCCAAGGCCTACGATTTGGCAGTGCAGCTGCCGCGAGGGCTGGAGCGGGCCAAGGAGGGCGAGGAGCTGCAGCTCCACCGTGCAGGCCAGGACGACTTCTGGGCCGGCGAGGACGATTTCTGGCCCAATCTGGCGGGGGAGCTGCGGGATTTGATCCGCACCCATCGCTCGAGTCTGATCTTCGCCAACAGCCGGCGCATGACGGAGAAGCTGACCCGGCTGATCAACGAGGATCAAAACCAGGACCTGGCCTACTCCCACCACGGTTCCTTGTCGCGGGAGATCCGGTCGGTGGTGGAGCAGCGGCTCAAGGAGGGGCGGCTGCCGGCCATCGTCGCCACCAACTCCCTGGAGCTGGGCATCGACATCGGGGACCTGGACCAGGTGGTGCTGGTGCAAACGCCGCCGGCGGTTTCGTCGGCGGTGCAGCGCATCGGCCGCGCCGGACATCGGGTGGGGGAGGTGAGCAAGGGGCGCTTCTATCCCCTCTACGGCCGCGACTTCCTCGACGCTGCGGTGGTCGCCCGCTGCGTGCGGGAACACGATCTGGAGCCGCTGCAGCCGGTCTACGGCGCCCTCGACGTCCTCGCCCAGGTGTTGGTCTCCATGGTGGCTCAAGAGGCCTGGCCGGTGGAGCGGCTGTACGCCGTGATTCGCACCAGCGAGCCCTACCATCACCTCTCCCGCCGCCATTTCGACCTGGTGCTGGAAATGCTCGCCGGCCGCTACGCCGACAGTCGGGTGCGGGACCTGGATCCGCGCATTTCCATCGACCGGGTCAGCGGCACGGTGCGCGGGCGTCCGGGGGCGGCGCGGCTGGTGTACATGGCCGGTGGCACCATCCCGGACCGCGGCTACTATCACCTGCGGCTCCAGGGCACCGGTGCCAAGCTCGGTGAGCTGGACGAGGAGTTTGTCTGGGAGCGTTCTCTGGGGGATACCTTCAGTCTCGGTGCTCAGAGCTGGCGGGTGCAGCAGATCACCCACAACGACGTGCTGGTCACCCCTTCCCGGGGCGCCGCCAGCCTGGCTCCTTTCTGGCGCGCCGAAGAACGGGATCGGGACGCCCACCTGTCGACTCGAATCGGCGAGCTGCTGGAGGAGGCCAACCGGCGGCTGGAGGATCCCCGGTGGCCCGAAGAGCTGACTCGGGAGCACGCCCTCAGCCCCGCCGCCGCCGATTCCTTGCTCGACCTCCTGCGCCGTCAGCGCCAGGCCACCGGCGCCGACCTGCCCCATCGCCATCATCTTCTGGTGGAGCATTTCCGCGACCCCACCGGCGGTGGCGAGCGGCGCCAGGTCTTGCTCCACACTTTCTGGGGCGGCCGTGTCAACCGGCCCCTGGCCATCGCCCTGGCGGCGGCGTGGCACGAGGCCCATGCCCACCCGCTGGAAATCGTCCAGGACGACGATTGCATCAACCTCATCCTTCCCGCCGAGGTGCCCGCCGACGATCTGCTGCAGCTGATCACCGGGGCCGGGCTGCGGCGACGGTTGGAGGAGTTGCTGCGCCGGCGCCTGGAAACCACCGGCTTCTTCGGCGCCCGCTTCCGGGAGAACGCCGCCCGCGCTCTCCTGCTGCCGCGCGGCAGCTTCAAGAAGCGCATGCCCCTGTGGCTCAACCGGGCGCGGTCGAAGAAGCTCCTCACCGCGGTTTCCCAATACGAAGATTTCCCCATGTTGGTGGAGACCTGGCGTACCTGCCTGCAGGACGAATTCGATCTCGATTCTTTGGAGGCTCGCCTCGACGAGCTCATCCAGGGGGAGATCCGGGTCGGCGAGGTGTGGACCGAGACGCCGTCCCCCTTCGCCGAGGGCCTGATCTGGAAGCAGACCAATCGGCTGATGTACGAGGACGATACGCCGGAAGGGGCGGGAGTCTCGCGGCTGCGGCCGGAGCTGCTCCAAGAAGTGGTTTTCTCCAGTCATCTGCGGCCGCGGCTGGCGGCCCAGCTGGTGGCGGACTTCGAGGCCAAGGCCCAGCGCCTGGCACCGGGGTACGCACCGCGCAACGGGTTGGAGCTGCTGGACTGGCTGGAAGAGCGGCTGCTGATCCCGCTGGAGGAGTGGGCCCAGCTGCTGGAAGCGGCGCGCCGGGACACCGGCGACGCTGCCTGGGCTCCGGAGTTAGTGCACCGGGAGCTGAAGGATCGGGCTTTGGCCCTGACCCTGCCCGGCGGCGGGCCGGCGGTGGTCTCGGTGGCGCGGTTGCCGCGGCTGTTGGCGGCGCTGGGGCTCACCTGGGAGCAGGATCAGGAACGGCTGGCGCCGGCGCCGGTGCCAGGCTTGGCCGCGCCGGGGGAAGAGGCCCTCGGCGGCGAGATCGACGCCGCCATGGAGCGCAGTGGTGAGGAGGCGGAGCGCATTCGTGCCGGCGCCAGCAACGGCGATGGGGAGGACGACAAGCTCGATGGGGACCTCGATGGGGACCCCCTCACGGATCTCGTGGCGGACTGGCTGCGCTTCTACGGCCCGCGGGAGGTGACCCTGGCGCCGCGGGTCTTCGGCCTCGAGCCGGCGCGCTGGGCGACGATTCTAGAGACGCTGGTGGAGGAGCGGCGGGTGGTGGTGGATCAGCTGGTCTTGGAGCCCGGGGGCTTGGATCCAGGGTTTGGGGCGCCAGGACCGGGGGAGCGGGGCGTCCTGGAGCTCTGCGACGCCGAGAATCTGGAGATCCTGCTGCGCCGTACCCGCGCCGCGGCACGGCCGGCCTTCGAGCCGCTGCCGCCGGCCAAGCTGCCGCTGCTGCTGGCGGTGCACCAGCGGCTGGGCCGCAGCGCCGGCGGTACGGACGATCTCCGTCGGGCCCTGGAGCCCCTCTTCGGCCTATCTCTCCCCGTCGCGCTGTGGGAGCAGCAGGTGCTGCCGGCGCGGCTGGCTCCCTACTTTCCCAGCTGGCTCGACGGCCTGCTTCACGACACCGAGCTGGGCTGGTTCGGCACCGGCCGCAAACGGGTCGCCTTTGCCCTGGAGGGGGATCTGGAGCTCTTTCAGACCTCCTCCGATGGCGAGGAGCAGGAGGAGGAGAGCGAGGAGGCGTCGGAGGGCTCGGTAGCTCTGGACGTCCTCTTCCCTCCGTCGGTGGGGCGGGGCCGCTTCGAGCTGCCGGACCTCCAGCGGCGCTCCGGCTGGACGGCGGAGACGGTGCAGTCGGAGCTCTGGCGCCTGGCTTGGAGCGGACAGGCCTCCACCGACACCTTCGCGCCGGTGCGCCGCGGCCTCGCACTGGGCTTCGGAGCTGGGTCGGCCGGAGCTGGGGCGGGAGTGCAGAAAGGCAGCCGGCGCCCGGGTCGCCCACCGAGAGGGCGCCGACAGCGGGGGCGCCGGGATTGGTCCTCACCGCGCCCCGCCGCCGGCGCTTGGAGCCGCTTGCCCCCGCCGCCGGCGCCGGAAGACGCGCTGGAGGCGGAAGAGCTCAACAAGGATCGCGCCCGCCAGCTGCTGGACCGCTATGGCATCGTTTTTCGTCAGCTGCTGGACCGCGAGGCGCCGGCTCTGCGCTGGTCGGCGGTATTTCGCAGTCTGCGCCTGATGGAGCTCTCCGGCGAGGTGTTGGCGGGGCGCTTCTTCACCGGCGTCGACGGCCTCCAATTCATCTCCCACCGGGCCTTCCGGCGGCTGCTCCGGGGCCTGCCGGAAGATCGCGTATTCTGGGTCAACGCCGCCGATCCCGCTTCGTTGTGCGGTGTCGCGGTGGATGAGCTCAAGGCTGCACTGCCTTCCCGCCGGCCGAGCCATCACGTGGTCTACCATGGCTCCCGGGTGGTGGTGGTGAGCCGGCGCAACGGCCGGCGGTTGGACATCCGGGTGGCTCCGGAGGAGCCTTCGCTGATGCGCTATCTGGACTTCCTCAAGACCCTCTTGGGCCGGGAGGTGGAGCCGCGGAAGGCGTTGGAGGTGGCGGAGATCAACGGCGAGGACGCGGCGGAGAGCCCGTATCTGCCGGTCCTCGCCTCGTTGTTCAGCATCACCCGTGAGCCCCGGGGAGTGCGGCTGCGCAAACGCTACGGCGCGGCGCCGGCGCTGGAGAGCTCGCCCGCCCTCGGTGCCCTGTCCGAAGACAGGCCCTCTTGA